The Armatimonadota bacterium DNA window CATGATTGGTCTCACCATTGCGGTCCACGATGGCCGCAAGCATGTCCCTGTCTTTGTGACAGAAAACATGATTGGACACAAGCTGGGAGAATTCGCTCCGACACGCACCTACAAGGGTCACGGCGGTTCGCTTCCAGATCGGGGGACTCGCCTACGATAGGTTCAAAACTAGCTTCAACACGGGTCGCGCGGGTATCCTTTCGGGTTGCGCCCCGGCTCCAATCGTTGGCTAGTTAGAGGAAAAATTCATGGAAGTACGAGCAGTCGCTAAATATGTAAAGGTTCAACCTCGAAAGGTTCGAATCGTAGCGGACGTGGTCAAGGGTCAGCCAGCTATTTTGGCCGCCGCCAAGCTGCGGTTCCATCCTAGTAAGGGTGCCCGAAGCCTGCGAAAGGTCTTGGTCAGCGCGATCGCGAATGCGGCCGAAAACAACGGAATCAGCGCCGATGCACTGCGCATCCGGTCGATCGCCGTTGACGAAGGGCCAAAGCAAAAGCGAATCACCCAAAAGGCTATGGGCCGCGGTGCGCGCATCGAAAAGAAGACCAGCCACATCACGGTTGTCTTGGAAGACTACGAGCCAAAAACGGTTTCTGCTGGCTCATCCACCAAGGCTAAGCCACGACCAAAGTTTGCTGCACCAAAGAAGGCCAAGGCAGCTAAGGCAGAAAAGGTAGAAGAGGCGCCAGTAGCAGAAGCTGTTGAGGAAGCCCCAGCTGCTGAATCTGCTCCAGAGGCCGAAGCACCACAGGGAGAAGCCACAGAGTAATGGGTCAAAAAATTCATCCAATTGGTTTCCGAATCGGCGTCATCCGCAAAGCGGACAGCAATTGGTTCGCCGACAAGAAGCAATACAAGACTTATCTCAAGTCTGACCGCGATATCCGAAAGGAGATTCAAAAGCGGTTTGGCCTGGGTCTTATCAGCCGAATCGAAATCGAACGAGCTGCCAACCGGATCAAGATCAACATCTTCACCAGTCGGCCAGGCGCGATCATCGGCCGAGGCGGTAAGGGAATTGACGATCTTAGCAACGAACTGAACCGAAGAGTGCGATCTGAAGACCCAACACTCGTCGTTCAAGTCAACGTTACTGAAGTTCGACAACCAGAGCTCGATGCTCAACTGGTCGCAGAAAACGTCGCTGTTCAACTCGAAAAGCGCGTTTCGCACCGACGAGCAATGCGGCAAGCCATGACCCGAGCCGTCCGAATGAATGGCCGCGGTATGAAGATCATGGTCAGCGGACGATTGAACGGTGCTGAAATCGCTCGAACCGAAATGGACAAGGTCGGAAAGGTGCCATTGCACACTCTCCGAGCCGACATCGACTACGGAACCGCGACCGCAACGACCCTTTATGGTTCGATCGGTATCAAGGTCTGGGTCTATAAGGGTGAAGTCCTCCCAGAACGACAGCGCGCTGCTGAAGCTCGCCGCCGAGAAATGGAATCTTTGAAACCAAAAGCAGAGGTGACTGAAAATGTTAATGCCTAAGCGCGTCAAGTACCGAAAGCAACATCGTGGACGAATGCGCGGACAAGCCGTGCGCGGTAACACCATCGCATTTGGCGAATACGCTCTGGTCGCAATGGAACCGGCATGGATCACCAGCCGACAAATTGAAGCCGCTCGTATTGCTATGACCCGTCACATCAAGCGTGGTGGACAAGTCTGGATC harbors:
- the rpsS gene encoding 30S ribosomal protein S19, yielding MARSIKKGFFVDDHLMKKVDAMNASGDKGMIKTWSRRSTITPDMIGLTIAVHDGRKHVPVFVTENMIGHKLGEFAPTRTYKGHGGSLPDRGTRLR
- the rplV gene encoding 50S ribosomal protein L22, with product MEVRAVAKYVKVQPRKVRIVADVVKGQPAILAAAKLRFHPSKGARSLRKVLVSAIANAAENNGISADALRIRSIAVDEGPKQKRITQKAMGRGARIEKKTSHITVVLEDYEPKTVSAGSSTKAKPRPKFAAPKKAKAAKAEKVEEAPVAEAVEEAPAAESAPEAEAPQGEATE
- the rpsC gene encoding 30S ribosomal protein S3, with protein sequence MGQKIHPIGFRIGVIRKADSNWFADKKQYKTYLKSDRDIRKEIQKRFGLGLISRIEIERAANRIKINIFTSRPGAIIGRGGKGIDDLSNELNRRVRSEDPTLVVQVNVTEVRQPELDAQLVAENVAVQLEKRVSHRRAMRQAMTRAVRMNGRGMKIMVSGRLNGAEIARTEMDKVGKVPLHTLRADIDYGTATATTLYGSIGIKVWVYKGEVLPERQRAAEARRREMESLKPKAEVTENVNA